One window of the Bacillota bacterium genome contains the following:
- a CDS encoding macrolide ABC transporter ATP-binding protein, with protein FADEPTGNLDSKSGKNVMSIIQRLNEKEGRTIVLITHETATAEHAERIIRLMDGKIESDTKVKNRLSADSEYVK; from the coding sequence TTCGCCGACGAGCCCACGGGCAACCTCGATTCGAAATCGGGCAAGAACGTCATGTCCATCATCCAGCGCCTGAACGAGAAAGAGGGAAGGACCATCGTCCTCATCACCCACGAGACCGCCACGGCCGAGCACGCCGAGCGCATCATCCGCCTCATGGACGGGAAGATAGAGAGCGATACCAAGGTCAAGAACCGCCTCTCAGCCGATTC